The Chitinophaga niabensis genomic interval CCCAAAGGAACGTTCTCTTTCAGATAGGTTGTTTTGACAGGTTGCGTTGGTGCATTGGGAATACCTGTAACAGCCAATAGCTGCACATAATCCCCACCACCACAATCAAAGAGAGAAAACTCTCCTGTAATATCATCTTCCAGCACACGATAGCTTTCACTCCCGATTACAGAATCCCCTTTTACCAGCAATACAAAGTCACCAGACATTGGCGGGTTCACATTCACGAACTCATAATTAAAGCTGGAACCTGTTGTATATGGCGAGTAATTACAAACATGACTTTGAAGCGGGCCTTCCTCACTCTTTTCCTTCTTACACGCGGCCAATACCATTATTGCGAAAACTAAACATAAAAAGGGGCTCAGTTTCATGGTCTAATCAATTCTATCCCTAAGTTACCCGATATTTTTCTAAATAAAAGACAGTAGGTAATTACAATACGTTAACAAATTGGTGGAGATCGGGGAGCTTCCCGAAAAAGCACCATCCCTCCCAATAATGGCTGAGGAAATCCCCCGGAACAGCAAAATGGTTCAAAACCCAAAACACCAGAACGGCCAACAGGATTGCCAGTAGCCGGAATTCAGCTACTGGCCAACTTAGTGTATAGAATACGCATTGTTATTTAAAAAAAATCTAATGGATTTTGTGTATTGTATGTGCATAAGTCGTACATTCGTCTCCCGATTAACAACTAATTAACCACCAAAAGACAACAAGCTTAAGCTATAGTCCACGAATGAAGTAAAAGACAGGTTCATAACATTAAGGCAACGATCTGCTCACATTTACTTAACTACCCCTTAATGTTCCGATAACGCCAGCATCTGAAATTTGTGGTGAAAAAAGAACGGTATCAAAGTATTAGCTAGTACACAAAAACCGAACGTACAAGTTAACTTTTTAAACAATTAACCATCATGAAACACAGTTTTGTTTGCACACCAAAACACATTTTAACCTTAGTTGCCATTGTTTTAGGCCTCAGTATGCAGGCGTCTGCCCAAAGCGAAACATTTGCATATGCCAATAACCCGGGTTCAGGCAGCAAATCAGCAAGAGTTGCTCCTGAAAAGAACGAAATGGTAAGAAAAGGTTGCAAGATCGATATTCAACAGGAAGGCGCTGAGCAGCTCCGTTTCCTGGTGCAGATCGACAACCCTACCGGCGAGAAATTAACCTTGTTCATTAAAGACGCTAATAATAACACCCTGCACAAAGAAGCGCTGGACGTTACTTCACCAAAGTTTGTTGCCCGTTATAATTTGGAAAAGCTGGAAGACGGAGCATACACTTTTGAGATCCGTAACGGCAAGAACAAGCTTGAGAAAGCTGTAGACATTAAAACACAACTCATGGTAAACAGAGTTGTATCTGTTGAGTAAGTAAATATTTTTAACCCCGAAAAAAAAGGCTGTATCTGTTGAGATACAGCCTTTTTATATTTTATAACATGGCCTGGTAGAGCGTTTCCATGATATTCGCCCTTACACTTAGCGAGGAGATCTTGTTATTGGACCCTCCATTCGGGCAAACCCTGTTGCTCAGAAAAACAAACACCAGTTTAGATTGCGGATCTATCCATACGCAGGTGCCGGTAAATCCGGTATGGCCAAAAGTTGCGGGTGACGCGCTTTTGCTGGGATAAGGCTCCTTCCTGGTCGCATTGTCTTTCTCCGGTTTATCAAAACCCAGTCCACGACGGCTGATCGCTGAATGATAGGCAGAAAAGTATTGTATCGTTTCCGGTTTAATATAGGCTTTCCCGTTAAAGCTGCCGCCATTCAGGATCATCTGCAGCAATACTGCCAGGTCTGTAGCATTGGAAAAAAGCCCGGCATGCCCGGCCACACCACCAAACATGGCTGCTCCCGGATCATGTACATCTCCTCTTATCCACTGCACACGAAAAAAATCCTCAAATTCTGTAGGTACCAGCTGCGATAAAGGCAACCGGCTGCGTGGTTCAAACCCTGTGGTCATCAGTCCCAGCGGCTCATAGAATGTTTCCCGTACATAATTATCCAACCGTTTTCCCGTGATCGCTTCCACGATCTTACCGAGGAAAATAAAATCATTATCACTGTAGATATATTGCCTTCCGGCCGGGATCAGCTTGCTGTCCAGGATCCTGCGGTATATCGTATCTATATACTGTGGTGTCATATAAAGCCCTTCCGCTACCCGCAAAGTATGCAGCGAATCCTGGTAAGCTTTATAGATCATGGTATCAGGCCATCCGTTCTCATAAATGGTTTCTTTATAAAAAGGGATATAAGATACAAGCCCTGCCTGGTGCAGCAAAACATCGCGCAGGCGCAGGTGTTCTTTGTTACTGCCCCTTACCCAGGTGAGATAAGTTCCGAGTGTACTGTCTATATTTAATTTTCCTTCATCATACAGGCGCATCACAGATAAAGTGGTGGCACATATTTTTGTAACAGAAGCAAGGTCGTATACTGATTTGGAAGTAACGGCTTCCTTCTGGCTATAGTCGTAATAACCGAAGTTCTTGTTGTACACCATTTTCCCATCCTTCAGGGCCAAAACCTGGCAACCCGGCGCAGCGCCTTTCATGATCATATCCCTGGCCAGTGAATCGATCCTTGCCAGTATTACCCCATTCATACCAACTGTTTCAGGCGCTACTGTTTCCAGCAACGGTGGTGGCGGAGGAGGAGGTATAATGGAAGTGATGCCCGTACCATAATGGAAATTGTTACAAACCGTTACCGGCAGTTTTCCTTTCGGTTCCATTTTGCCAAAGAGTACCTGGGCAGTAGCCCTATGTGTAAGGCTGTCGTCTTCATACGCAGCAACAACAGTAGGTGCATCGCAGAAAAAGCGGATGGCATAAGGGTTACCAAATGCAATGGTCACCGCTGGCATTTCTTCAGAGAGCTGATTGATGAACGCTTTTTCCGCGCGGCTGATCCCAAAATCATTTGCAGGGCGGCGGCTGTAATTCTGCACAGCAATGATCACTGAACTATAATCTGCTTTCAGGCGTTTTACCATAGAAGAGATCTGCTCTTCAGACTGGCGGGAAGAAAACACATATGCATCTGCATCCGGCCGGTATTGTTTTACCGCCTCCACAAATGTATTGTTACCGCCATCCACGCCAACAGCCACTACTGCCAGCTTCTGGGAAGTAGCAGTATCGGAAAGCGGCAACAGGTGATTATCGTTGCGCAATAAAGTGATGGCCTCTTCGGAAACCTTTTTCTTTAAAGGCAGTACCGCTGCATTGAGATCGTTCGTGATATTATTGGCATCAATGGTTTGCAATTGTGCAAGCCCCAGATCGTATTTAGCGCGTAAAACTTTTTTCACGCGGCGGTACACTTCTTCTTTAGATACCTTTCCTTTTTTGATGGATTGTGCAATCGCGGCAATGCTGCCCTTTGAAGTAGAAGGCAATTCCATCAGGTCGTTGCCCGCCAGTAAAGACTGTAAAGACTCCTGCCCGTTAGTGTAGTATTTGGAGATCCCCTTCATTTCCAGTGCATCTGTAACAATCAGACCATCAAAGCCCAGGTCTTTCTGCAACAGGTTGGTCACTGTTTTATAGGAGATGGAAGTTGGTGTGTTCGCTTTATTATCAATTGCCGGAATATACAAATGTGCGATCATGATGGATCCCACACCCGCTTCTATCGCTTTGCGGAAAGGATACAACTCCAGTGAATCCAGTTGTGCAATGGTTTTATTAATAGAAGGAAGGTCGTAGTGAGAATCCACATCTGTATCACCATGCCCGGGGAAATGTTTGGCACAGGCCATGATCCCTGCATCCTGCATGCCCCTGATCATCGCAACGCCGTGCGCTGCCACGCGGTATTTATCTTCTCCGAAAGACCGGTCGTTGATCACCGGGTTGTTGGGATTATTGTTTACATCAAGTACAGGAGCAAAGTTATATTGGATGCCCATGCGTTTACATTGTTCTCCGATCGCTTTACCTACCTGGTAGATCAGGTTGGTATCCTGCACAGCACCTAACATCAGGTTCCGGGGGAAAGAGATCACACTGTCTACAAACCGCATACCCAGCCCCCATTCGCCATCCACTGCAACCAGCAAAGGAACTTTGCTGATCGCCTGGTACCTGTTTACCAGTTCTGCCTGGCGCACCGGGCCTCCCTGGAAAGTAACGAGCCCCCCTATTTTATTATTCCTGATATCAGCTGTTACCGCTGCGATGTGATCAGCACCCAGGTTGGAATGCATCCGTATCATGATGAGTTGGGCGATGCGCTCTTCATGAGAAAGAGAATTAAATACACTATCCACCCATCGGTCTGCGGGTGTTGGTCCCTGTTTAACCTTTTCCGTTTTCTTTGCTTTGTGTTGTTGCTTTTCCTGAGAACCTGTTCCCGGTTGCCCATTAGCGGTTAACAATAACCCGGTGAGCCCCAATACCAAAAAATGCTTCATCATTTTATAAACATACAAAATTTACCCCGCTCTTCTGCGCCCCAACTGCATCTAAAGTCTGGAAAGCCAACACATTACGAGGAAATTGTATATAAATCCAGTTCGGTATTATAGCCGATAGGGCGTTTTTATCATTTGTCTATCGTTTTCCATTATTCCTTGAAATATATTTATTAATTTTCATTATTCTTTTACAGTATTTCAGCAATCTTAATTTTAATTACCAATACATTCAATTGTTTGCTATATTTGCACACTATGCCTTTCGGTAATTCCGTTAAACCTTTTTAGCTTACAACTTGTAAGAGCTTAGGCCAGGATCACTGAAAACTGTAACACGTTTTAAAAAATGGCAGGTGTAAGCCCGCCAAATGAATATTAACAACAACATGGTCAATCTGATTTTATTTGGCCCTCCCGGTAGTGGGAAAGGAACCCAGAGTGCCAACATCATTGAAAAATACGGTCTGATCCACCTGTCAACCGGCGACTTGCTCCGTTCTGAGATCGGCGGCAAAACTCCTTTGGGCCTGGAAGCGCAGAAATTCATGGATCAGGGTTTACTGGTCCCGGATGAAGTAGTGATCGGTATGATCAGTTCCAAACTGGATGCTAACCCGGAAGCTGCCGGTTTTATCTTTGACGGCTTTCCACGCACTACCGCTCAGGCAGAGGCGCTGGATAAACTGCTGGCCCTGAAAAAAACGGCTATTCACACCGTGTTGAGCCTGGAAGTTCCTGAAGATGAGCTGATCCGCCGTCTGCTGGAACGTGGTCTTACCTCCGGCCGCAGTGATGATGCTTCTGAAAGCATTGTGAAGAACCGCATCGTGGAGTATCATAACAAAACGGCTCCCGTGGCTGACCACTATGCCAAATTCGGCAAGTTCAGAAAGATCAAAGGTGATGGCACGGTTGAAGCCACCTTCGAACTCCTGAGCAAAGAAATAGACGAACTGGTGAGCGTAAGGGCGTAATTTCCCTCCTCATTTACAGCGATATTAAAACGCAAAGATCATGTAAGGCCAAACTTTACGATCTTTGCGTTTGTTTTTATAGCCTATCCCCGGTTTAAACGGGATAATGGGAGATCTTGATTATGGAGAATTTTGTTGATTTTATACGGGTATTTTGTAAGTCAGGCCATGGTGGCGCAGGAAGCAGGCACTTCATGCGTACCAAGTTCAAGGCCATGGCAGGCCCGGATGGTGGAGACGGCGGCCGTGGTGGACACCTCATCCTGAGAGGGAATGCCCAGCTCTGGACCCTGCTGCATTTACGCTGGTACAAGAATGTAAAGGCCGAAAATGGCGAAAATGGCAGTGGAGATAACTGTACCGGCGCCATGGGTAAGGATATTGTGATAGAAGTACCCCTGGGTACCATTGTGCGGGACGAAGAAACCGGAAAAGTGGATGCTGAGATCCTGCACGATGGAGAAGAAGTGATCTTTATGCCCGGTGGCCAGGGCGGAAGGGGAAATGCTTATTTCAAAACCGCCACCAACCAGGCCCCTGAACATGCACAACCCGGAGAGCCCGGCCAGGAAGGCTGGAAGATCCTGGAGCTGAAAGTACTGGCAGACGTAGGGCTCGTTGGTTTCCCCAACGCCGGTAAATCCACCCTGCTTTCTTCCATCACGGCAGCAACACCCAAAATTGCCAACTACGCTTTTACCACCCTCACCCCACAACTGGGCATGGTGGAGTATCGTGATGATAAATCTTTCTGTATGGCCGACCTTCCGGGAATCATTGAAGGCGCCCATGAAGGCAAAGGATTAGGGCACCGCTTCCTCCGCCACATTGAACGGAATGCCGTACTGCTCTTTGTGATCCCCGCCGATAGCGAAGATCATGGAAAAGAGTTCCGCATCCTGAAGAACGAACTGGAACAGTTCAACCCCGAGTTGCTGGATAAACAATTCCTCATTGCCATCAGCAAAAGCGATATGCTGGACGATGAACTGAAAACCGCAATATCCGCTGAACTGCCAAAGGATGTACCTCATGTGTTCATCTCCGCCGTTACACAAACTGGTTTGCAGGAATTAAAAGATGTTTTGTGGGAAGCCCTCATCTCAGAAGAGAATAAGATCAGTTAGTACTAAAAAAATAAATCCAAAGAAGCCCTTCACTGGTTACCAAAACCATGGAACGGCTTCTCTCTTTGCAGGGTACCCCAATGCCTCACATAGGCTTCACATAGGCTCAAGATAGGAGATTCCTTTACCTTACCTTTAACAGGAGCAGGCAGTAACATTCGCCCGCTATTGCCCGTTCTATTAACAATACAGGTAATATGCGGCTATCCCAACTACTGTTCTTTTGTTGTTGCATAACAGGCAGCTCCTATGCCCAAAGCTTCATGCGGCTCAAAAATCTGCAACTGGGTCCATCCTTTTCCCTGCAGGCAAAGGGCCAGGATACTTCCCTTGCTCATCTCGGCCCCATAACAAAAGATCCGCTGCATTTTCCGAATTGGGATACTGATACCATGCGATCTATTGAACCGCTAATCCAGCTGAGGCTGGCTAAAGCAGTCGTTATCCATGTTAGCCTGCTCAGCACCTGGGAGTTTTACAACCCGCGAAAAAAAGGATATGATGATCGTAAAGAATTGAAAATAGGTGTGGAGTATTCGTATGTGGAAAACAACAAATGGTCTATGACGGGCAAGCCCAAAAGAGGCCTGGCAACAGAATGGGATGACATTACGTTTCGACGTACGAGTGCGCACTTAGGTCTTTATTCAGACTTTGTATTTAGAAAGAGGCTCAATACTAAAGCATGTTTTTACCTGGGAGCAGGTGCCTCCCTGGCTTACACCATCAGTGGAAGGATAAATGAAACGAAAGGGGACATGGTAAACTACAAGGTTGTATCCACCGAAAAGTATGAACACCTTACGCATTCCCGCCGGGATATTTCCATCCTTCTCCCTATAGGTTTCGATCTCAGGGGATCCGGAAATAATTCCCGCCTGGGCATGAACATTGGAATGAGGCCGGGCGTCGTGTTTATCAAAGAAACAATGTATACCTTATTTACTTCTCCCGTAATGGGATTGACCATTCGCTTTATCTACAACCTCCATTAAACCAGATCTATGCGTTTATTTCTACTCCTGTTCTTTTACCTCGTATCTAACATCGCCAATGCACAAAAGATCCGGCTAAAAAGCCTCCAGTTCGGCCCTTCTATTACTATGCAAATAACCAGGCAGGATACCACGATGGCTGAAGTCCGCATGCTGGTAAAAGACCCTCAAAACTTCCCAAAGAATAACATTGATACCCTTGAAAAAGAATTCAACAGGGGCCTTTTCCAGGGAACTTCCGGGCACGTACAGGTTGCCCTGCTTACTACCTGGGAGATCCCCGGAGATAAAAAAACTTTATGGGGCCTGCAAAAAGAGTGGAGCATAGGTATTGAATATGATTATACATCAAACAACCAGCCGCGTTGGACGAATGTTCCATCTTTCACCGGTACCGGCCCGGACACCATCCGTGATGTTTACTTCCGCCGTAATAACCATGCAATTGGATTATATACGGAATTCGTCTTTAAAAAAGGATTCTCCCGTGATCGCATTTCCATTTATGCCGGCTTAGGTGGTACCCTCTCTTATTCCGTTGGAGGATATGTTCTGGAAACAAACTCCCGCAGGGATAATAGCAGTTATAAAGAAGTAGATATTGAACGGTTCCGTCATTACACGGAACAACGCAGGGATATTTCCGTACTGTTCCCAATGGGTGTAGTTTTCCGGCCCGGAGGTTTACGGCGTCCGCTGGGTATATTACTTGGCCTCCGCCCCGGATTTATGATCGTAAAAGAAAGGAACTTATCTGCATACGTGCCGGGATTAATAGGATATACCGCTCGGCTCATCTATCATTTCCATTAAAAAGGGATGAACTTACGTCCATCCCCTGGCTGTATTTCTGGTAATTATCAAACTAACGTTCAAGCACATTCCCCTTTTTGTCTGTTGCAATCACCTAGCGCAATGCTGAAATGATCAGCCTGTTCTGTGTGGAAATTGCGCTGACAGCAGCGTTGATTGTTATCAGCAGAATAAGCAGACTTAATGATCTCTTCATGTGGTGATTTATTGAGTAGTACCAGCCGCCCATAAAATGGCATTGGCAAACATCTTTTTGAACTCAGCCGATCCCAGCAGATTGGCATGATGCCCCATTAAGAAATACACATTCCTTGCTTTCATCTTTTCATTCATCCAGATAACAGGATGATCGCCCATTTTTATATCAGAAGGAGGCTGGTAGCTGGTTTCATCTACATTCGCCAATACCTTTACATTCGGTCTCGGGTTTTTATCAAACGTATACCATTCATCATCCGGGATAGAAAAAGATTCCGGCAGGCCTTGCATCACAGGATGATCTTTATCCTCCACATGCACAGTAGCCGTAGCCCGTTTCGCGATGTAATTTTTGAACCGGATGCCACCCATGAACTGTGAAAACCAATCCCACATCTTATATCCGTCAAATTCCCCCAGCAAAGTAGCATGGTGAAAACCCACCCATCCGCCACGGCCTTCTTCTATATATTTGACAAAAGCACGCTCTGCTTCTTTACTCCAGGTATAGGGAGGGAAATTCAATTGTATGAATACTTTGTATTGAGACAGATAAGCTTCATTGATAGAATCCGTACGGTTGATCACCCTGATCTCAAATTGCTGCTCTTTCGCATAATTGTTCAGCCACTCCAAAGCGGCTGCTACAAATCCTTCATGCCCGCCACCGCGTTCTGTAAGTACCAGGGCTTTGAACTTCGGCGTTTGTGCAACACTGTTAGCGATGAAAAAAAGGAAAAAAACAACCAGTAGTTTTTTCATTGTTTTTCTGTTTATCTGAAGAAATAGCCGTTAAGGAAGCGAAAACTACAAACCTTCATAGTAAAATCCTATGGCCTAGCGCTGAATTTTGGGGTATGAGAGGTAATGTAGGGGTGCTTTTCCGGGAGTACCGGGTACAATAATTTGACTGGGGTGGGATATGGTACCAATATTGATCTTTTCAGCGGTAAAAGCCATGCGTTTGCACATCGGAACTTCGGGTTGGAGTTATAAAGAATGGAAGGGCCGTTACTATCCGGAAAAGCTGAAGCCGGTGCAATGGCTGTATTTCTATAGCCGGGAGTTCAGATGTGTGGAGATCAATTCCAGCTTTTATCATTTGCCAAAAGCCCAGACGGTTTTAAACTGGGCGCAGGCTGTTCCGGAAGATTTCCGGTTCTGCCCTAAAATGAGCCGTTATGTCAGCCACTATCAAAAACTCCATGATGCTGCGGATAGCCTGCGGTTGTTCTTCACCATTTTCGATCCCATAAAAGATAAGTTAGGCCCGATATTAATCCAGCTCCCGGCACAGGTTCCTTTTAACCGGGAAGTGGCTGCGCCCTTTTTTGATCTGCTGGTTTCCGTTTATGGGGAATACTCGTTTGCGCTGGAGGTGCGTCACGAAAGTTGGTTGCAGCCCCAAAGTGTAGAATTGCTGCAACAGTATGATATCTCACTGGTGATCGCGCAATCTGCTATGCCTTTCCCTTATCATGAGCGCATTACGGCCCATGATGTTTACCTGCGGTTTCATGGCCCCGGGAAATTATATGCTTCGCGTTATGATGATGCAACCATGTTATCTTATGCGAAAAAATGTGCTCAGTGGATGAGCGGGGGGCATTCGATATGGGTGTTCTTTAATAACACTTTTCACGGGGATGCGCTTGAGAATGCCCGGTTGCTGGAACGGTATA includes:
- a CDS encoding glycoside hydrolase family 3 N-terminal domain-containing protein translates to MKHFLVLGLTGLLLTANGQPGTGSQEKQQHKAKKTEKVKQGPTPADRWVDSVFNSLSHEERIAQLIMIRMHSNLGADHIAAVTADIRNNKIGGLVTFQGGPVRQAELVNRYQAISKVPLLVAVDGEWGLGMRFVDSVISFPRNLMLGAVQDTNLIYQVGKAIGEQCKRMGIQYNFAPVLDVNNNPNNPVINDRSFGEDKYRVAAHGVAMIRGMQDAGIMACAKHFPGHGDTDVDSHYDLPSINKTIAQLDSLELYPFRKAIEAGVGSIMIAHLYIPAIDNKANTPTSISYKTVTNLLQKDLGFDGLIVTDALEMKGISKYYTNGQESLQSLLAGNDLMELPSTSKGSIAAIAQSIKKGKVSKEEVYRRVKKVLRAKYDLGLAQLQTIDANNITNDLNAAVLPLKKKVSEEAITLLRNDNHLLPLSDTATSQKLAVVAVGVDGGNNTFVEAVKQYRPDADAYVFSSRQSEEQISSMVKRLKADYSSVIIAVQNYSRRPANDFGISRAEKAFINQLSEEMPAVTIAFGNPYAIRFFCDAPTVVAAYEDDSLTHRATAQVLFGKMEPKGKLPVTVCNNFHYGTGITSIIPPPPPPPLLETVAPETVGMNGVILARIDSLARDMIMKGAAPGCQVLALKDGKMVYNKNFGYYDYSQKEAVTSKSVYDLASVTKICATTLSVMRLYDEGKLNIDSTLGTYLTWVRGSNKEHLRLRDVLLHQAGLVSYIPFYKETIYENGWPDTMIYKAYQDSLHTLRVAEGLYMTPQYIDTIYRRILDSKLIPAGRQYIYSDNDFIFLGKIVEAITGKRLDNYVRETFYEPLGLMTTGFEPRSRLPLSQLVPTEFEDFFRVQWIRGDVHDPGAAMFGGVAGHAGLFSNATDLAVLLQMILNGGSFNGKAYIKPETIQYFSAYHSAISRRGLGFDKPEKDNATRKEPYPSKSASPATFGHTGFTGTCVWIDPQSKLVFVFLSNRVCPNGGSNNKISSLSVRANIMETLYQAML
- a CDS encoding DUF72 domain-containing protein, coding for MVPILIFSAVKAMRLHIGTSGWSYKEWKGRYYPEKLKPVQWLYFYSREFRCVEINSSFYHLPKAQTVLNWAQAVPEDFRFCPKMSRYVSHYQKLHDAADSLRLFFTIFDPIKDKLGPILIQLPAQVPFNREVAAPFFDLLVSVYGEYSFALEVRHESWLQPQSVELLQQYDISLVIAQSAMPFPYHERITAHDVYLRFHGPGKLYASRYDDATMLSYAKKCAQWMSGGHSIWVFFNNTFHGDALENARLLERYILECLQV
- a CDS encoding adenylate kinase, whose translation is MVNLILFGPPGSGKGTQSANIIEKYGLIHLSTGDLLRSEIGGKTPLGLEAQKFMDQGLLVPDEVVIGMISSKLDANPEAAGFIFDGFPRTTAQAEALDKLLALKKTAIHTVLSLEVPEDELIRRLLERGLTSGRSDDASESIVKNRIVEYHNKTAPVADHYAKFGKFRKIKGDGTVEATFELLSKEIDELVSVRA
- the obgE gene encoding GTPase ObgE, with product MENFVDFIRVFCKSGHGGAGSRHFMRTKFKAMAGPDGGDGGRGGHLILRGNAQLWTLLHLRWYKNVKAENGENGSGDNCTGAMGKDIVIEVPLGTIVRDEETGKVDAEILHDGEEVIFMPGGQGGRGNAYFKTATNQAPEHAQPGEPGQEGWKILELKVLADVGLVGFPNAGKSTLLSSITAATPKIANYAFTTLTPQLGMVEYRDDKSFCMADLPGIIEGAHEGKGLGHRFLRHIERNAVLLFVIPADSEDHGKEFRILKNELEQFNPELLDKQFLIAISKSDMLDDELKTAISAELPKDVPHVFISAVTQTGLQELKDVLWEALISEENKIS
- a CDS encoding ThuA domain-containing protein is translated as MKKLLVVFFLFFIANSVAQTPKFKALVLTERGGGHEGFVAAALEWLNNYAKEQQFEIRVINRTDSINEAYLSQYKVFIQLNFPPYTWSKEAERAFVKYIEEGRGGWVGFHHATLLGEFDGYKMWDWFSQFMGGIRFKNYIAKRATATVHVEDKDHPVMQGLPESFSIPDDEWYTFDKNPRPNVKVLANVDETSYQPPSDIKMGDHPVIWMNEKMKARNVYFLMGHHANLLGSAEFKKMFANAILWAAGTTQ